The sequence TCTGCGCTTAAAAGCATCGATAAAGCGATCCAGACATCTGAAATAGGCATCAATCCTCAAAACGACGGCAAAACTATCCGTCTTATTTTTCCTCCGCTTACTGAAGAGAGACGCCGTGATCTTGCGAAACAGATCAGGAAATACGGAGAAGAGGCTAAGGTCGCCGTACGTAATGTAAGACGCGACGCTATCGACGTTTTCAAGGCAAAGAAGAAGAAGTCGGAAATTACAGAAGATGACCTTAAA comes from Bacillota bacterium and encodes:
- the frr gene encoding ribosome recycling factor, translated to MANNYTDVESKMQKVLDNLSNEYKAVRAGRANPAILDKISVDYYGAMTPINQMAAISVTEARTLTITPWDPSALKSIDKAIQTSEIGINPQNDGKTIRLIFPPLTEERRRDLAKQIRKYGEEAKVAVRNVRRDAIDVFKAKKKKSEITEDDLK